A single Micromonospora luteifusca DNA region contains:
- a CDS encoding cupin domain-containing protein produces MTHLDPPGGHGRPAVPSAHATAALARCVSVEPAKFAAAHWGHTPLLSRAAELPDPSGFTDLLSPADADELLSRRGLRTPFLRVARDGQLVPAARWTGGGGAGAEIGDQVLDERVLEQYAAGATLVLQGLHRIWPPLVDFARDLGLALNQPLQINAYLTPAGSQGFATHYDTHDVFVLQVDGRKHWRIHPPVLPDPLEKQPWGGRADEVGATAQGSAALDVVLAPGDALYLPRGWLHSAQAQDASSLHLTVGIRALTRYALVEELLTLAAEDQRLRASLPFGTDVADPDAIEPELTETVEALRDWLLRADPSAVAARLRQRAWPAARPAPIRPLAQAEALAAVDADSRVTLRPGLRWQLAPHSSDTVALRLFDRTITLPADCEPAVRAVLSGTVTRVGDLPGLSDDADRVTLARRLLREAVLVPA; encoded by the coding sequence ATGACGCACCTCGACCCGCCGGGCGGCCACGGCCGCCCGGCGGTTCCGTCCGCACACGCGACCGCCGCCCTGGCCCGCTGCGTCTCGGTCGAACCGGCCAAGTTCGCCGCCGCGCACTGGGGACACACCCCGCTGCTGTCCCGGGCGGCCGAGCTGCCCGACCCGTCCGGCTTCACCGACCTGCTCAGCCCCGCCGACGCCGACGAGCTGCTGAGCCGGCGCGGCCTGCGTACCCCCTTCCTGCGCGTCGCCCGGGACGGCCAGTTGGTGCCTGCGGCGCGCTGGACCGGCGGCGGCGGCGCCGGCGCCGAGATCGGCGACCAGGTGCTCGACGAGCGGGTCCTGGAGCAGTACGCCGCCGGCGCCACGCTGGTGCTGCAGGGTCTGCACCGGATCTGGCCACCGCTCGTCGACTTCGCCCGCGACCTGGGCCTCGCGCTCAACCAACCGTTGCAGATCAACGCCTACCTCACCCCGGCCGGCAGCCAGGGGTTCGCCACCCACTACGACACGCACGACGTGTTCGTCCTGCAGGTCGACGGCCGTAAGCACTGGCGGATCCACCCGCCGGTGCTGCCCGATCCGTTGGAGAAGCAGCCGTGGGGTGGCCGCGCCGACGAGGTCGGCGCCACGGCACAGGGCTCGGCCGCGCTGGACGTCGTGCTCGCCCCCGGCGACGCCCTCTACCTGCCCCGGGGCTGGCTGCACAGCGCGCAGGCGCAGGACGCCAGCTCGCTGCACCTGACCGTGGGCATCCGCGCTCTCACCCGATACGCCCTGGTCGAGGAACTGCTGACGCTGGCCGCCGAGGACCAGCGGCTACGGGCCAGCCTGCCGTTCGGCACCGACGTGGCCGATCCGGACGCCATCGAGCCGGAGCTGACCGAGACGGTGGAGGCGCTGCGGGACTGGCTGTTGCGCGCCGACCCGAGCGCGGTCGCCGCGCGACTGCGGCAGCGCGCCTGGCCGGCTGCCCGCCCGGCACCCATCCGGCCGCTCGCCCAGGCTGAGGCGCTGGCCGCGGTGGACGCCGATTCCCGGGTCACCCTGCGCCCGGGCCTGCGTTGGCAGCTCGCGCCGCACAGCTCGGACACGGTGGCGCTCCGCCTGTTCGACCGCACCATCACCCTGCCCGCCGACTGCGAGCCGGCGGTCCGCGCCGTACTCAGCGGTACGGTCACCCGGGTGGGTGACCTGCCTGGGCTGTCCGACGACGCCGACCGGGTCACCCTGGCTCGTCGACTGCTCCGCGAGGCCGTCCTGGTCCCCGCCTAA
- a CDS encoding uridine kinase, with product MRIRPISPDLLVDELTGRLADAAIRAATAGPARLRVAVDGAPAAGADRLAAALVDPLRARGRPVLHIRATDFLRPASLRFELGRTNPDSYYENWVDEAGLRREVLERAGPGGSGRLLPSLWDADADRASRARYVDLPPGGVVLVSGALLLGGGLPFDVTVHLELTPAALRRRTEPAQEWALPAFDRYAKEVVPASFADVVVRADDPRRPALVEPDGDD from the coding sequence GTGCGCATCCGCCCCATCTCGCCCGACCTGCTCGTCGACGAGCTGACCGGCCGGCTGGCCGACGCGGCGATCCGCGCCGCCACCGCCGGGCCCGCGCGACTGCGGGTGGCCGTGGACGGCGCTCCGGCGGCAGGCGCCGACAGGTTGGCCGCCGCGCTCGTCGACCCGTTGCGTGCCCGGGGCCGCCCGGTGCTGCACATCCGCGCCACCGACTTCCTCCGCCCCGCGTCGCTGCGCTTCGAGCTGGGCCGCACCAACCCGGACTCCTACTACGAGAACTGGGTCGACGAAGCCGGGCTGCGTCGGGAGGTGCTCGAACGAGCCGGCCCGGGCGGCAGCGGACGGTTGCTCCCGTCGCTCTGGGACGCCGACGCCGACCGGGCCAGCCGGGCCCGCTACGTCGACCTGCCACCCGGGGGCGTCGTGCTGGTCAGCGGCGCGTTGCTGCTCGGCGGTGGCCTGCCCTTCGACGTCACCGTCCACCTGGAGCTGACCCCGGCGGCGCTGCGTCGGCGTACCGAACCGGCCCAGGAATGGGCACTGCCGGCCTTCGACCGGTACGCCAAGGAGGTCGTACCGGCGAGCTTCGCCGACGTGGTGGTGCGGGCCGACGACCCCCGCCGCCCCGCGCTCGTGGAGCCCGACGGCGACGACTGA
- a CDS encoding DUF2267 domain-containing protein — protein MADSMISAFESSLDKTNLILKDIENAYGWPKDRRNQSYAALRTVLHLLRDRLPVNESVEFAQQLPVLVRGIYFDGWVPSDVPIKLNRDDFLYEVRQGFPYDAEGGPERVTQVVLDTLRRHVTQGEWQDVKDTMPKDLAMMMP, from the coding sequence ATGGCTGACTCGATGATCTCAGCGTTCGAGTCCTCGCTGGACAAGACGAACCTCATTCTCAAGGACATCGAGAACGCCTACGGCTGGCCGAAGGATCGGCGCAACCAGTCGTACGCGGCCCTGCGCACGGTGCTGCACCTGCTGCGCGACCGGCTGCCGGTGAACGAGAGCGTGGAGTTCGCCCAGCAGTTGCCGGTGCTGGTCCGGGGAATCTACTTCGACGGCTGGGTTCCGTCCGACGTACCGATCAAGCTCAACCGGGACGACTTCCTGTACGAGGTCCGTCAGGGCTTCCCGTACGACGCGGAGGGCGGCCCGGAGCGGGTGACGCAGGTGGTGCTGGACACCCTGCGCCGACACGTCACCCAGGGCGAGTGGCAGGACGTGAAGGACACCATGCCCAAGGACCTCGCCATGATGATGCCGTGA
- a CDS encoding TraR/DksA family transcriptional regulator → MVAHNTVDTARPQAEIDQIKHSLQSHYDELTAEYDQAVLQSQVLRLVEVGDTAGDDQADSGTKTAERDTAQSLLRTILDRRAQYEHALGRLEEGTYGWCEGCAAAIPVERLEIFPSATTCVTCKQTRERRAA, encoded by the coding sequence ATGGTCGCCCACAACACGGTCGATACGGCCCGTCCTCAGGCGGAGATCGACCAGATCAAGCACTCCCTCCAGTCGCACTACGACGAGCTCACCGCCGAGTACGACCAGGCCGTGCTGCAGAGCCAGGTGCTGCGCCTCGTGGAGGTCGGTGACACCGCCGGTGACGACCAGGCCGACAGCGGCACCAAGACGGCCGAGCGGGACACCGCGCAGTCCCTGTTGCGCACCATCCTCGACCGCCGCGCCCAGTACGAGCACGCCCTCGGCCGACTCGAAGAGGGCACCTACGGCTGGTGCGAGGGCTGCGCGGCGGCGATCCCGGTGGAGCGGCTGGAGATCTTCCCGTCGGCCACCACCTGCGTGACGTGCAAGCAGACCCGCGAACGGCGGGCGGCCTGA
- a CDS encoding cysteine dioxygenase — MIPHRLEPDLLTVAARWVDPTGWPVALRFDSAERWYARLATGDDHEVWALSWLPGQGTDLHDHGGSAGAFRVVAGALTEETVTGGRLRPRLLPAGTGRRFGPRHVHQVTNQGSTPAVSVHVYRPALLRMTRYHLLDGRLRVAEVAEAGRSW, encoded by the coding sequence ATGATCCCGCACCGCCTGGAGCCCGACCTGCTCACCGTCGCCGCTCGATGGGTCGACCCGACCGGCTGGCCGGTCGCGCTGCGCTTCGACTCCGCCGAGCGCTGGTACGCCCGCCTCGCCACCGGCGACGACCATGAGGTGTGGGCGCTGAGCTGGCTGCCCGGGCAGGGCACCGACCTGCACGACCACGGCGGCTCCGCCGGAGCGTTCCGAGTCGTCGCCGGCGCGCTCACCGAGGAGACGGTCACCGGGGGTCGACTACGCCCACGGCTGCTGCCCGCCGGCACCGGTCGCCGCTTCGGCCCTCGGCACGTGCACCAGGTGACCAACCAGGGCTCGACACCGGCGGTCAGCGTGCACGTCTACCGCCCGGCGCTGCTGCGGATGACCCGCTACCACCTCCTGGACGGGCGGCTGCGGGTCGCCGAGGTCGCCGAAGCCGGCCGGTCCTGGTGA
- a CDS encoding DUF72 domain-containing protein has translation MGDILVGTASWTDRTLLDSGWYPQTADTPEKRLAYYARQFPLVEVDATYYSPPAESTAKLWAERTPAGFTFNIKAFSLLTGHPTRVSALYKDLRPETDKKNIYPDDLPAQAYEEVWTRFLSALDPLVEADKLGALLFQFPPWFTIKRANKQYLLEVAKRCAPLRAVYEFRHASWFDGDNADETLAFLREHKLPYVCVDMPQGHRSSLPPVLAATADLAVMRFHGHSDKWTSKDIHEKFGYHYSKRELADWAPKLRELADEAGQTHVLMNNCYRDYAQTNATTLAGLLNVD, from the coding sequence ATGGGTGACATCCTGGTGGGCACCGCGTCCTGGACCGACCGCACACTGCTGGACTCGGGATGGTATCCGCAGACCGCGGACACCCCGGAGAAACGGCTGGCCTACTACGCCCGGCAGTTCCCGCTGGTCGAAGTGGACGCCACGTACTATTCCCCGCCCGCCGAGTCGACCGCGAAGCTGTGGGCCGAGCGCACCCCCGCCGGCTTCACCTTCAACATCAAGGCGTTCAGCCTCCTGACCGGGCATCCCACCCGGGTCAGCGCCCTCTACAAGGACCTTCGTCCGGAGACCGACAAGAAGAACATCTACCCCGACGACCTGCCCGCGCAGGCGTACGAGGAGGTGTGGACGCGTTTCCTGTCCGCACTGGACCCGCTGGTCGAGGCGGACAAGCTGGGTGCGCTGCTGTTCCAGTTCCCGCCCTGGTTCACCATCAAGCGGGCCAACAAGCAGTACCTGCTGGAAGTGGCGAAGCGTTGCGCGCCGCTGCGCGCGGTCTACGAGTTCCGGCACGCCTCCTGGTTCGACGGCGACAACGCCGACGAGACCCTGGCTTTCCTCCGTGAGCACAAACTGCCGTACGTCTGCGTGGACATGCCGCAGGGCCACCGCTCGTCGCTGCCCCCGGTGCTGGCCGCCACCGCCGACCTCGCGGTGATGCGCTTCCACGGCCACAGCGACAAGTGGACCAGCAAGGACATCCACGAGAAGTTCGGCTACCACTACTCCAAGCGGGAGTTGGCCGACTGGGCGCCGAAGCTGCGTGAGCTCGCCGACGAGGCCGGCCAGACCCACGTGCTGATGAACAACTGCTACCGCGACTATGCGCAGACCAACGCCACCACCCTCGCGGGTCTCCTCAACGTCGACTGA
- a CDS encoding DUF72 domain-containing protein codes for MILVGTSGWQYRDWRGRFYPQQVPQRLWLEHFAARFATVEVNNAFYRLPERDTFAAWRARTPADFCVAVKMSRYLTHIKRLRDPAEPVARFLGRATALGDRLGPVLVQLPPNLQVDVEALDATLRLFPAEVRVAVEPRHPSWWTDATRAVLERRRAALVWADRLGRPVAPRWRTTDFGYLRLHEGRARPLPRYGRAALTSWVSRLTDAFGADEPAYVYFNNDPGGAAIVDAIAFAALVGAAGHPVSRVPTSAEADPSGD; via the coding sequence GTGATCCTGGTGGGCACGTCCGGCTGGCAGTACCGGGACTGGCGAGGCCGCTTCTACCCGCAACAGGTGCCGCAGCGCCTCTGGTTGGAGCACTTCGCGGCCAGGTTCGCCACGGTCGAGGTCAACAACGCCTTCTACCGACTGCCAGAGCGGGACACCTTCGCCGCCTGGCGAGCACGGACTCCGGCTGATTTCTGCGTCGCGGTGAAGATGAGCCGCTATCTCACCCACATCAAGCGGCTGCGCGACCCGGCCGAGCCGGTGGCCCGGTTCCTCGGTCGCGCCACCGCACTTGGTGACCGGCTCGGCCCGGTGCTGGTGCAACTGCCACCGAACCTGCAGGTGGACGTCGAGGCGCTCGACGCGACCCTGCGGCTGTTTCCAGCGGAGGTGCGGGTCGCGGTCGAGCCCCGGCACCCGTCCTGGTGGACCGACGCCACCAGGGCGGTGCTGGAACGGCGCCGGGCGGCGCTGGTCTGGGCTGACCGGTTGGGACGCCCGGTCGCCCCACGCTGGCGCACCACCGACTTCGGGTACCTGCGGCTGCACGAGGGAAGGGCACGGCCCCTGCCCCGCTACGGCCGCGCGGCCCTCACGTCATGGGTTAGCCGGCTGACCGACGCCTTCGGCGCGGACGAGCCGGCGTACGTCTACTTCAACAATGATCCGGGCGGCGCCGCGATCGTGGATGCCATCGCGTTCGCGGCGCTGGTCGGTGCGGCCGGGCACCCGGTGTCGCGGGTGCCGACGTCCGCCGAGGCGGACCCGTCCGGCGACTGA
- a CDS encoding CHAT domain-containing protein, producing MVGFLLSYRAGDDNVVARVLDDALTGRFGSVVRDHPRAFMFSSDLRHRLSASAALIVVIEPRILGGPAGWLERLPSSARQTIETAFEQQVPVIPVLVDGALLPPEADLPTALKPLAQQHYRRVDTHTVQADIRHLVDDLVANFGAETDTAGPAIPVILSVEPVRWFMPPPKHGPAAAIVYSTRQGVLEVAHRPTAWWHPGFVARYSTRYEVDTGNHWLVYDTRLPTRGGAYAFEASIAVGFRVTDPAQIVRRGITDAAALVREFLLDACRLISSQYAVDEVVQASIAIDRRLTQDTSALGGITLHLRDARLSLDERASHYVRERELKRQRDDLEERASYRRGRIRPAPIADEADAAVSADDLDLPVFGRGLAMGTITGPSTSSFPDDTPASTVRPYTFTRGRARPERLLVARAPTQVPAGRDLSVDVRLVTEGRPVHPDAVTAPLASLLVSDDGTPVTVTVHAPAGLHAEGPLQQTVLVLPDEDPDPIRFGFGARTPGLHRIDVTAWAGGTFLSEVSVEVSVADGGPFRDGPPKTAPMGAPQARPGEVTLEVRFDGSRYTFQLRSDAALFAPVVESITNTPNAAVENAIKELQQIAGGGSRYNATMTREVIRSAGIQLWSEMVPADVRDQFWQVGADMSAFTIATDHDVVPWELLYPLSAQRDAGFLVEQVPVVRRTYGQHRNAKVGLRDARFVVPPKAPTGAHEEIATIRAILGAADSEPITRADDLLALINSGTLGATHFACHNTFSSDGSFIDMDGGRFKPALLAEASIRKLLAEAGPLVFINACRSAGVAPTYTKMLGWAQQFMSSGAGAFVGTLWAVRSDSSARFATAFYQSLADGATLGAAALAARIEQQDDPLDPTWLAYTVYGDPFATAAV from the coding sequence ATGGTCGGCTTCTTGCTCAGTTACCGCGCCGGCGACGACAACGTCGTCGCGCGCGTGCTCGATGACGCGCTGACCGGACGATTCGGCAGCGTCGTTCGCGACCATCCGAGGGCGTTCATGTTCTCCTCCGACCTTCGGCACCGCCTGTCAGCCTCGGCGGCGCTCATCGTCGTGATCGAACCTCGCATACTCGGCGGTCCGGCAGGCTGGCTGGAGCGCCTTCCGAGCAGCGCCCGCCAGACGATCGAAACCGCCTTCGAACAGCAGGTCCCGGTCATTCCGGTGCTGGTGGACGGCGCTTTGCTGCCACCCGAGGCGGATCTTCCCACCGCGCTCAAACCGCTTGCCCAGCAGCACTACCGGCGGGTCGACACGCACACCGTCCAGGCCGACATCCGGCACCTGGTCGACGACCTGGTAGCGAATTTCGGCGCGGAGACCGACACTGCCGGGCCCGCGATCCCGGTGATCCTCAGCGTGGAGCCGGTGCGCTGGTTCATGCCGCCCCCCAAGCACGGGCCAGCGGCGGCGATCGTCTACTCGACCCGCCAGGGCGTTCTGGAGGTCGCCCACAGGCCGACGGCGTGGTGGCACCCGGGGTTCGTGGCCCGCTACTCGACGCGCTACGAGGTGGACACCGGCAACCACTGGCTCGTCTACGACACTCGGCTGCCCACCAGGGGCGGCGCGTACGCCTTCGAGGCGTCGATCGCCGTCGGCTTCCGGGTGACCGACCCGGCGCAGATCGTCCGACGCGGGATCACGGACGCCGCAGCCCTGGTCCGCGAGTTCCTGCTGGACGCCTGCCGGCTCATCAGTTCGCAGTACGCCGTCGACGAGGTGGTCCAAGCGTCGATAGCCATCGACCGACGGCTCACTCAGGACACGTCCGCTCTCGGCGGCATCACGCTTCACCTGAGAGACGCGCGGCTGTCCCTCGACGAACGAGCCAGTCACTACGTGCGCGAGCGCGAACTGAAACGGCAACGAGACGACCTGGAGGAACGAGCGTCGTACCGGCGGGGACGGATTCGGCCGGCCCCGATCGCCGATGAGGCTGACGCTGCGGTGTCCGCCGATGACCTCGACTTGCCGGTGTTCGGACGGGGCCTGGCGATGGGTACGATCACCGGACCGTCGACCTCGTCATTCCCGGACGACACCCCGGCGTCAACGGTGCGCCCGTACACGTTTACCCGCGGTCGGGCCCGCCCGGAGCGGCTGCTGGTGGCGCGCGCGCCCACCCAGGTTCCGGCGGGTCGGGACCTGAGCGTCGACGTCCGGCTCGTCACCGAAGGGCGGCCGGTCCACCCGGACGCCGTGACCGCACCGTTGGCGAGCCTCCTGGTCAGCGACGACGGCACACCGGTGACGGTGACCGTCCACGCGCCGGCTGGCCTGCACGCCGAGGGCCCGCTCCAGCAGACCGTGCTGGTCCTACCGGACGAGGATCCGGATCCGATCCGGTTTGGTTTCGGGGCGCGTACCCCGGGTCTGCATCGCATCGACGTGACGGCCTGGGCCGGCGGCACGTTCCTCAGCGAGGTTTCTGTGGAGGTCTCCGTCGCGGACGGCGGGCCGTTCCGCGACGGGCCGCCGAAGACAGCGCCGATGGGTGCCCCGCAGGCACGACCGGGCGAGGTCACCCTGGAGGTGCGGTTCGACGGCAGCCGCTACACGTTCCAACTGCGCTCCGACGCGGCGCTGTTCGCGCCGGTCGTCGAGTCGATCACGAACACGCCGAACGCCGCGGTGGAGAACGCGATCAAGGAGTTGCAGCAGATCGCCGGGGGTGGTTCCCGCTACAACGCGACGATGACCCGCGAGGTCATCCGGTCGGCGGGCATCCAACTGTGGTCGGAGATGGTGCCGGCCGACGTGCGGGACCAGTTCTGGCAGGTCGGCGCCGACATGAGCGCCTTCACGATCGCCACCGACCATGACGTGGTCCCGTGGGAACTGCTCTATCCGCTCAGCGCCCAGCGCGATGCCGGTTTCCTCGTCGAGCAGGTCCCCGTGGTGCGCCGTACCTATGGTCAGCACCGGAACGCGAAGGTTGGCCTGCGCGACGCGCGCTTCGTGGTACCGCCGAAGGCTCCCACCGGCGCGCATGAGGAGATCGCCACCATCCGCGCGATCCTCGGCGCTGCCGACAGTGAGCCCATCACCAGGGCCGACGACCTCCTCGCCCTGATCAACTCGGGAACGCTGGGGGCGACCCACTTCGCCTGCCACAACACGTTCTCCTCGGACGGCTCGTTCATCGACATGGACGGCGGCCGGTTCAAGCCGGCCCTGCTCGCCGAGGCCAGCATCCGGAAACTGCTGGCGGAGGCCGGTCCCCTCGTGTTCATCAACGCGTGCCGGAGTGCGGGCGTGGCACCGACGTACACGAAGATGCTCGGCTGGGCGCAGCAGTTCATGTCGTCGGGAGCGGGCGCGTTCGTCGGCACGCTCTGGGCGGTGCGCTCGGACAGTTCGGCCCGCTTCGCGACCGCGTTCTACCAGTCCCTCGCCGACGGCGCCACGCTCGGCGCGGCGGCCCTCGCCGCACGGATCGAGCAGCAGGACGATCCGCTCGACCCGACCTGGCTGGCCTACACCGTGTACGGCGACCCGTTCGCCACCGCCGCCGTCTGA
- a CDS encoding winged helix-turn-helix domain-containing protein: MSVSPASSRAGWHTSQPPVPGRPPGGQRRPANTTAPMLTVTLSIPLACEESLTPAARRLIEAAREMLERGEGVIIGAVPADRRPDQVPANRTPTRALSPTIPALHILASSRSVLRDDEPLPLTRLEFDLLLHLVAHPRRVFTRLQLLNAVWGYEHAGVRTVDVHVRRLRGKVGVDVPLVTTVYGVGYRLADDARVTIDRSG, translated from the coding sequence ATGTCGGTCAGCCCCGCCTCGTCGCGCGCCGGATGGCATACGTCCCAACCGCCGGTGCCCGGTCGACCTCCCGGCGGTCAGCGTCGCCCGGCGAACACCACCGCGCCCATGCTCACCGTGACGCTGTCCATCCCGCTGGCCTGTGAGGAGTCGCTGACCCCGGCGGCACGTCGGCTGATCGAGGCCGCGCGCGAGATGCTCGAGCGGGGCGAGGGCGTGATCATCGGGGCCGTGCCGGCCGACCGCCGCCCCGACCAGGTGCCCGCCAACCGGACGCCGACCCGGGCCCTCAGCCCGACCATCCCGGCCCTGCACATCCTCGCCTCGTCCCGGTCGGTGCTGCGCGACGACGAGCCGCTGCCGCTGACCCGGCTGGAATTCGACCTGCTGCTGCACCTGGTCGCCCATCCGCGCCGGGTGTTCACCCGACTGCAACTGCTCAACGCCGTCTGGGGCTACGAGCACGCCGGCGTACGCACCGTCGACGTGCACGTGCGTCGCCTGCGCGGCAAGGTCGGCGTGGACGTGCCCCTGGTCACCACCGTCTACGGCGTGGGTTACCGGTTGGCCGACGACGCGCGGGTCACCATCGACCGCTCCGGCTGA
- a CDS encoding winged helix-turn-helix domain-containing protein, which yields MQVTAEHRPAPVPPPGSRGIDEILAAARAQLHRLDPERAHLACRAGALLVDIRPAAQRAAHGVVPRSLAVERNVLEWRFDPRCPARLPQAVDYDVPVIILCQEGYTSSLAAAALQDLGLRRATDVVGGFAAWRIAGLPALGPTPLHRTAPLAPPRQHRAGAPLTATPHRAYRHSGGTMSVVAIPTRRHPGARPPRPRTGPTLTITLDLAPGPLSPRLARLVQLLGELAESGEGQLRTVGDVAPKPRPAPSLAVGEPSAEADQIHIMAGSRIVRRSDLVVALTRIEYELLLFLAERPRRVFTRLQLLSSVWGYEHAVARTVDVHVRRLRAKLAGSEVVTTVYGVGYRLADDARISVDHTR from the coding sequence ATGCAGGTAACCGCCGAGCACCGTCCAGCCCCCGTGCCGCCGCCGGGCTCCCGGGGCATCGACGAGATCCTGGCCGCCGCGCGGGCCCAGCTGCACCGGTTGGACCCGGAGCGGGCGCACCTGGCGTGCCGGGCCGGAGCACTGCTGGTCGACATCCGGCCGGCCGCGCAGCGGGCCGCACACGGGGTGGTGCCGCGCTCGCTGGCGGTCGAGCGCAACGTGCTGGAGTGGCGCTTCGACCCGCGCTGTCCGGCCAGACTGCCGCAGGCGGTCGACTACGACGTGCCGGTGATCATCCTCTGTCAGGAGGGCTACACCTCGTCGCTGGCCGCCGCCGCCCTGCAGGACCTCGGCCTGCGCCGGGCCACCGACGTGGTCGGCGGGTTCGCGGCCTGGCGGATCGCCGGCCTGCCGGCCCTCGGCCCAACCCCACTGCACCGCACCGCCCCTCTCGCGCCCCCCCGTCAACACCGGGCGGGCGCGCCACTGACCGCCACGCCCCACCGGGCATACCGCCACTCAGGAGGCACCATGTCCGTCGTCGCCATCCCCACCCGCCGTCACCCGGGGGCGCGCCCACCCCGCCCGCGCACCGGTCCGACGCTGACCATCACCCTCGACCTCGCTCCGGGGCCACTGAGCCCGCGGCTGGCCCGGCTGGTGCAGCTGCTCGGCGAACTGGCCGAGTCGGGGGAGGGGCAGCTGCGTACCGTGGGGGACGTCGCGCCGAAGCCGCGCCCGGCCCCGAGCCTGGCCGTCGGCGAACCGTCCGCCGAGGCGGACCAGATCCACATAATGGCCGGCTCGCGGATCGTCCGCCGGAGTGACCTGGTCGTCGCGCTGACCCGCATCGAGTACGAGTTGCTGCTGTTCCTGGCTGAGCGGCCGCGCCGCGTCTTCACCCGCCTGCAGTTGTTGTCCAGCGTCTGGGGTTACGAGCACGCGGTGGCCCGGACGGTGGACGTGCACGTCCGCCGGCTGCGCGCCAAACTGGCCGGCTCGGAGGTGGTCACCACCGTCTACGGGGTCGGTTACCGGCTGGCCGACGACGCGCGGATCAGCGTGGACCACACCCGCTGA
- a CDS encoding trypco2 family protein → MDVIDYSVPVGELVSAVKDAVKQAGISTTDEGRDLRVGSVQLILSAVVTTKAGGGVDFRVPVIGWKVKVGGSRSHQKTHTIDITLVAEDLQDRHELRHSAVAATLVDAITTIRAVVAAGTGGDDPLVLKAGTVELVFGVTDQGTISVGAEGELTDEITNTLRIELVGATAA, encoded by the coding sequence ATGGACGTGATCGACTACAGCGTGCCGGTCGGGGAACTGGTGTCGGCGGTGAAGGACGCGGTGAAGCAGGCCGGCATCTCCACGACCGACGAGGGCCGGGACCTGCGGGTCGGCTCGGTTCAGCTGATCCTGAGCGCGGTCGTCACCACGAAGGCCGGCGGTGGCGTGGACTTCCGGGTCCCGGTGATCGGCTGGAAGGTGAAGGTGGGCGGCAGCCGCTCCCACCAGAAGACCCACACGATCGACATCACCCTCGTCGCCGAGGATCTCCAGGATCGGCACGAGCTGCGGCACAGCGCGGTCGCGGCGACCCTGGTGGACGCGATCACCACGATCCGCGCGGTGGTCGCCGCCGGCACCGGTGGTGATGACCCGCTGGTGTTGAAGGCCGGCACTGTGGAACTCGTCTTCGGTGTCACCGACCAGGGCACGATCTCGGTCGGCGCGGAGGGTGAGCTGACCGACGAGATCACGAACACGCTCAGGATCGAGCTGGTCGGGGCCACCGCGGCGTAG